In Rattus rattus isolate New Zealand chromosome 9, Rrattus_CSIRO_v1, whole genome shotgun sequence, a genomic segment contains:
- the LOC116910383 gene encoding schlafen family member 12-like: MSITVDQDTDYAELVLSIGEITLGEKNRNSMKDSQRRRKETKNFLQAVCTLLNSGGGVVKARIKNQDYSFTRDGIGQDLVNSLPGILKLPHEYLDYMQDKDYFFIFVKAWMVNQRGPGITTLKTNLYSRSISSSIELKAVNAVKFLKSRKCSKGRSPGIIDCNEILNECLNLFNRDCFAYKETFCFTKSTHAEVKLTPMKNILEILPQIVSSFANADGGYLFIGLDGKKQQITGFEAEKSDLVHLESEIEKCIRQLPVTHFCEEKEKIKYTCKFMEVHKPGAACSYVCALRVERFCCAVFAAEPESWHVEDSCVKRFTAEEWVKRQMDGPACFSKQNNEGPLQSSRLPHSPLSCCPSDNPDALQQSARLPAISGKVIGSPEALCGKLVSPQEAHEQLLWAQLDSLPNGTLVVTKRWALDLPLQDKHGVILDTLRISQDSLLTLHGFVLGGEDLEDDSTLLRELGAELKGYYRQTALTLKQTLINLSGCTGKVGILTKITYLCLNKAVSLYDSSSKIHYPTKYYLTTKTVRDLEKALLKYCVIRVTTPSL; the protein is encoded by the exons ATGAGCATCACTGTCGATCAGGACACAGACTACGCTGAACTGGTTCTGTCTATAGGAGAAATCACACTTGGAgagaaaaataggaattcaatgaAAGATAGTCAACGGAGAAGAAAGGAGACCAAAAATTTCTTACAGGCTGTGTGTACCCTGCTGAATTCTGGAGGGGGCGTGGTCAAGGCTCGCATTAAAAATCAAGACTACAGCTTCACCCGAGATGGAATAGGACAGGATTTGGTAAATTCCTTACCTGGTATCCTGAAACTTCCTCATGAATATCTGGATTACATGCAGGACAAagactattttttcatttttgtgaaagCATGGATGGTGAATCAGAGAGGTCCAGGGATCACCACCTTGAAAACCAACTTGTACAGCAGAAGCATCTCATCCTCAATTGAACTGAAAGCAGTCAATGCAGTGAAGTTCCTCAAATCCAGGAAATGTTCCAAAGGGAGATCACCTGGAATAATCGACTGTAATGAAATACTAAATGAATGTCTTAACTTATTTAACAGAGACTGTTTTGCCTATAAAGAGACATTCTGTTTCACTAAATCCACACATGCTGAAGTAAAATTGACtcctatgaaaaatattttagagatcCTCCCTCAAattgtttcttcatttgcaaACGCCGATGGGGGATATTTGTTCATTGGCTTGGATGGGAAAAAACAGCAAATAACTGGCTTTGAAGCAGAGAAGAGCGACCTTGTGCATCTAGAGAGTGAAATAGAAAAGTGCATCCGACAGCTGCCTGTCACTCACTTctgtgaggagaaggagaagatcaAGTACACGTGCAAATTCATGGAAGTGCACAAACCCGGAGCCGCATGTTCATACGTGTGTGCGCTCAGAGTGGAGAGATTCTGCTGTGCAGTGTTCGCTGCAGAGCCCGAATCCTGGCACGTGGAAGACAGCTGTGTGAAGAGGTTTACCGCAGAGGAATGGGTGAAACGCCAGATGGATGGCCCAGCAT GTTTTTCTAAGCAAAACAATGAAGGCCCTCTTCAGTCAAGCAGACTGCCACACAGTCCCCTTAGCTGCTGTCCTTCTGACAATCCTGATGCTCTTCAGCAGAGTGCTCGCCTTCCAG cGATATCTGGAAAGGTGATTGGCTCTCCAGAAGCCCTCTGCGGGAAACTGGTCTCACCACAGGAAGCGCATGAGCAGTTGCTCTGGGCACAGTTGGACTCGCTTCCTAATGGAACGCTGGTCGTCACTAAGAGGTGGGCTTTGGATCTACCCTTGCAAGACAAGCACGGAGTCATCTTGGATACGCTTCGTATTTCCCAGGACAGTCTCCTGACCCTGCATGGCTTTGTCCTGGGAGGTGAAGACCTGGAAGATGACAGCACTCTTCTGAGGGAACTAGGCGCTGAGTTAAAGGGCTATTATAGACAAACCGCCCTAACACTAAAGCAGACGCTGATAAATCTCAGTGGTTGCACTGGGAAAGTAGGCATTTTGACAAAGATAACATACTTGTGTCTTAACAAGGCAGTGTCTCTTTATGATTCAAGCTCGAAAATACACTATCCCACAAAATATTATCTGACAACAAAGACAGTAAGGGACTTGGAGAAGGCTTTGCTGAAGTATTGTGTAATCCGTGTAACTACTCCTTCTCTCTGA